A window of Melopsittacus undulatus isolate bMelUnd1 chromosome 10, bMelUnd1.mat.Z, whole genome shotgun sequence genomic DNA:
CTGCCTTAATACTGAATAATTCTCTTTAAGTGTTCCTTTCCGGTAGGACCAGCCTTGTTCTGCACGCCtcctggtttggttttattctctgGCATCACCTTTTGCTGTAAGATGGggtcttgtcctgggttcaggaaaagaactgttgtggtttaaacccagccacacagctctttCACTCAGTCCCCCCCTTTcacccccaactcccagagagctggggaggagaatccaaagaatgtagcccccacgggttgagataagaacagtttaataactaaggtataacacataccactactgctaccaccaataataataataatgataaaggataTAACACGTGAAGAGAACacgacacctcaccagccaccgaccgATAACTCAttccaccctgcctgaccaagcaccaacCCATACCTCCTctatccccccagagctccagcccttctgggtaactcgcagttacatcctgggtatgacatgctatggtatggaatacctctttggctagcctaggtcaggtgtcctgtctctccttcctcccggcttcgcctcctccctggcagagcatgagctcagaaagtccttggccagagtaaacatttgagcagtaactacaaacatcggtgctatcagcaccgttcccaggccgaaagtcagaacacagcactgcaccagctaccaagaaggagaaaacatgactgctactgctgaacccaggacaggtcTTCAGGTTGGATACAGAGCAGGTTAACACAGCTTTGCCTCTGATAACAGAGAAGAGCAAGACAAAGCAGGCTGCTTCCATTGCCTCCTTATTTGCCAATCtttactgctgcttctgtgtgctTAACTTTCCATAAATCTTTGCCCTTTTTAATGTTGCTCTGTGTATTTGAAACATCATTCCTCTAGTCAGAGGAAATCAGAACTGTTGCTTAAGGAAGTCCAGTGTCTGCTGACTGACAGCGTCAACTTCCGACCTCGTTGCACAGCTTCTGTCTTGTGCCTGTCCCACTTCAGAAGAGTGCCCTGCGATTCGAAGCACGTGCTACACAAGGGTTCTTTGTAGGCTGGTGGAGAAGGTGTAGCCGGGGCTATGCTGAGAGCAGTTTCAGTCTGGTCCATGCTGTGCTCTTCCATTTTCATTACCATCTGTGTGTAACTTGACTGTAAACCTTGCCTTTCATACACAAGGAGGCTGTGTATCAGCTGAgcccatttcttttaaaatgtattcatcAAACAGCTTTGTGATGAATAATTAGCACATTTATTAACCATGAATCTGTCTTTTCACTTTGGAACAGCAACCCTTGTCCAGAATGGCTGAAGTGTTGTTCTATATACCTGATGTGCATAACTcttgtggtttttgtttctcttctctagaTGATGAAAGTCACACAGAATCAAAGCTCCAGCATGAGCAAGATAAATCCATTCCTTCCGTTTCCAAGCGAATTGTGCTTGGTGACACTGTCTGTAGCATGGCAGGCACAGCTGACCATGCAGCCAGCATGACAGACCTCAAAGGGGAGAAGGACTTGTTCACGAAAACACCAGACCTTGTCAGTGAGGGCACAAGTGAGCTCCGTCACCGTGTCAGAGGGGAACTGCCACCTGAAGCTGCAGCACGGCCACCTCGACACGGATTAGACCAGTACCTATCCAGATTTGAAGAAGCTCTGAAGCTGAGGAACCAGCTGATGAACGAGAAACCAAGCCAAGAGAATGGGAATGCAGCGGAGGAGTTTGACTCTTTCCGCATTTTTAGATTGGTGGGGTGTACTGTGCTTGCCATCACAGTCAGGGCATTTGTGTGCAAGCACTTGGTGAGTGCAGGGAAGCAAACaatccttttctgctttgccaGTTTACTGCTAACTTACTGTGAAATTTCCTTTATCTAGGGCTGAAGTGACTGAGTGGGAACTTCAGGCACTCTTTGTGTTTCTGAGAACTGTATAAAACCTAAAAGTGATCTGGAAATTCTTTGAGATGAATGTGTGTTACCTTACACAGCCTCTGTGTAGCACACCTTTGGTCAGTAGTGTTCAAGGAACAGAACCACTGCAATAGTTATTGCAGCTTATATCCCATCGCTGTGAGCATGAATTAACTGCTCTTCTAGTTTGGAGTCTAGAAAAGAGTAACAGAGTAAGAACAGCAGTAATTGTCCCATGATAAGCGGATCCTACTCATGTATCAGTCtcctgaggaagaggaaagcagttcctcagggctgcaggtgctgctggtACACCATAGTGATGTGTGCCTGGTCCAGTCTGCCACCTCCTGGCTTGCTGGGCTCATGTTTACACGCTGCTCTATGCTTCTGTGATCTCAGGGGTTTAGGCACaaagaaaataaggcagaaCCTTATTTTTGACATGTAAATTGTCTGCTTAGCCTTGCAGTATTGAAAAATATTGTTGCTATTGTCCACATATTATCTTTCTACCTAATTTATTACTTGAGAAGCATCAAATTTGTATGTTTTCTTAGCTGTCACTTCTGACCGTGTTAATTTTtgtatgttcttttctttcagtcaaTATTTGCACCATTTCTTACTCTACAACTTGCTTATATGGGCCTGGCCAAGTACTTTCCAAaggtaattttttattaatattattatttcagaattaatttgaaGTGCTTTAAATTTAATCTTGTGCTAAGAATGTATTAAGACCAATGGAGATGAGGTTTTCTTCCCTTGGTTTAAACTATAGGATTAAAAGTTGCCGAATGTTGATAGCTTATACTGCTTTTAATCTTCCCAGATTTAGTCCAAATCTCATTTAAAGTTGCTGGGGAAATGTGGACTAACAATGCTAAAAGCATCTGACTAGGAAAGGCAGGTAGTTCCTGCATGTCTTTAGGAAGCTTCTCTCCTAGACAATGCTTTTCTGTGGTTACTGTGTGCTCTGTCAGCAAACTGGGCTGCATGTGATACCTGGACAAAAACCTGGGAGGGTGTTCCTTATAAATTGAGACAGTCCTTGGGCTTTAAGGGCTCTGCATTCCATTCCTAGGATCAGTTTGACCTGCAGCTTGAAATGAGACGTGTTTGTGTGTGAAACTTGCTGCTTATTAGCAAGATTTGCTGTATCACTTGCTTTATATGCTTACACTGGTTGATTGTGCTCAAGTATTTGGTTGATGACTTTGTCAGGTttgcagcacaaagcaggatTGAATGATGCTCAATCCatagctgaaaaggaaaattagcattttaaaaggaataaaagattACCTGTAGAAACCAGaataaatcagcatttcttTTGTAGTTAAGCAGATAACTGGAAACTAAACTTTATAGTAGATATACTAATCTGATGTGtcacaacagaaaacagtagAATTAGCTGAGACTTGCAGTAGCTCATCTGCTACAGCTTTTTGATCTTGTTTCTGCTGTCTTCAAAATCAGCACTTTAAGAGGTTGTTCCTTTCCACAGCTTGTTTTTACTGCATTCATACCCACATAAGGGCAACCAGTTTGTTagtcttcattttttcttttatgaaaccCAGAAAGAGTCTTGAAAACTTCAGGTAAATTGGAGTAAATTAAGATATCCAGCAAGTATCATCATTTCCTGCCTGTCAGGCTTTGCCTCCCTGGGATTCCTCATCTTAAGGTCAGCTTTCAAAAGGTTTCGGGGCATTTCTGGGTTCAGAGATTAAAACTGCCACATTGAGCCATCCCAAAATAGAAGGAAACAGTTGGTTTTCAATCCTAAATCATTTTTCTGTGTCAGAAAagtaacagtatttttcttgccAAGTAGTGTGATGAGATGAATCCTGTTCTGCCAGTGGAGATGCCTGGCTTGGCTTCCCACATCCATCCAGATTGCCCTTGTCTGGGACTCTCCCCACTCCCACAGAAGCTGCTGCACAGCCTCAGTGCCAGCACATAATGTGTGTGATGAATTTGATCTGCTGTTACCAGCCTTTCACTCAGCTCCAGCACATCCAGCACAGTGTGAATCTGTCGCTGGGATAAGTGAATCCTGGAGCATGTCTGGAGAGAATCAATCTAAACCTGCTGCTCTTCCCGAGGAAGTTGGAATGTTTCTGTCTATGTGTGAAATTGGCACAACACTCATGGCATGTAAAACAGGATTGGATTATAACACAAGATCTAATATAactctgtggggtttttatcTTCTAGTATGAGAAGAAGGTGAAAACGACAGTGTTaactgctgctctcctcctgtCTGGAATCCCTGCGGAAGTCATTAGTCGCTCCATGGACACCTACAGCAAAATGGGAGATGTTTTCACAGACCTCTGTGTctatttctttacttttatcTTTTGCCATGAACTCGCTCTGGCTTTTGGTTCTGAAGAACCATGATGTAGAATTGACCGCAGTAGTTACACTAAAGCTTTCTGGACTGTTTTCCTTTAGCATCTGACTGTGCAGACAGGTTTCAACCTTCATTAAAATTCTTAACCTGGTCAAATACTTGAAAGGAGCCTTAAATCCAGTCATTtggggaaaggaagagcaggGTCCCAGACTGCCAGTTGTATTGGGTCAGTTTATTTAATGCTGTGTCTGCCTGTTACAAATGTGAAGAATAAGGGGCAAGTGTCAGTGCGTGCTTTATTTGGTTTAGTTTGATGATGACCTTCTCAGCCTCCTTCATAAGCATTTACAAAGCTGCCTTTGTTCTTCTCAGGGAGGACAAAGAGAATCCCATAGAACAGAACATATAGATACCTATCTCCAGTATGACTGTACCTAACAAGAACTCATATTGTGGTGGTCCCATTTTCTTTAAGCAAGctctaaataaaagaaatcccTTTATTCTCCTGTTCCAATTCCGAATGTTGAACCAAGTAGCTGCTTCTGGAGGAGGCTGGTGAAATACGCCACCTTGTCCTAATCCTTGCCTTGGTATACATTGTGATTGTGATCCATTTTGATGGTTATAGTGCAAAACAGCTGagcaaaaacacaaacaaagaaaatcctgtTATTTACAACTGTCATTAATGGAAAAGTAGGAAGAAACACAACTGTTCATGTTGCCCGTTTGTGAGTTTCCAGCAACCTAATCCTAATGCAACCATTCCTGTGCTTTCATCCTCATGCCTTTATTTTAGGAGTTAATTTCATGAGGGGAAAGCTGTATATATTGACAACCAACCTGCAGTATCTGCTGTTTGCTCTGCTACATGTAACACTTAAAAGGGAACTATTTGTTGTCCAGCTCCTTGCAGGACTGCAAAAGACAGCTTTTATTATGACATTAATCTCTGCAGTTTGTCTCTGTTTATCCTGCAAACAGGATCTTGACTGTGGAAGAGTTCCAGCAATGCTCAGCCTCTGATGCAGGAGAGCTCTTCATCTCAACTCAGTTTGGGGTGTTTCTAACCTTGCCCCCTTGAAATCGTAGGGACTGTTCCTGTTTAAACCCTGTACCAGAGGTGACAGTGAAATCAAACCTAGGGCTTTGAGCTGCCTCCCATGTGAACATGGAGGAAAGGAGAACAGCATCTGGTGGGGTTTTATGTCCAGCCACATAGATGGGAAGGTGACAAATACAACTGAATCCTGTCTCTGGTTAACGTG
This region includes:
- the CAMLG gene encoding guided entry of tail-anchored proteins factor CAMLG yields the protein MEEDGGAGAAPGAPAGLSASQRRAELRRKKLLMNSEERINRIMGFHRPSAGKDDESHTESKLQHEQDKSIPSVSKRIVLGDTVCSMAGTADHAASMTDLKGEKDLFTKTPDLVSEGTSELRHRVRGELPPEAAARPPRHGLDQYLSRFEEALKLRNQLMNEKPSQENGNAAEEFDSFRIFRLVGCTVLAITVRAFVCKHLSIFAPFLTLQLAYMGLAKYFPKYEKKVKTTVLTAALLLSGIPAEVISRSMDTYSKMGDVFTDLCVYFFTFIFCHELALAFGSEEP